The proteins below are encoded in one region of Clostridium pasteurianum DSM 525 = ATCC 6013:
- the miaA gene encoding tRNA (adenosine(37)-N6)-dimethylallyltransferase MiaA, translating into MEDILILSGPTGIGKTAISIDIAKKINGEIISSDSMQIYKYMDIGSAKVLPEEMDGVPHHLIDFLDPNMEFSVASYKQLAQDKVKEIISRDRYPMIVGGTGLYINSLIFNYEFTGTYKDCEYREYLQHLAEEKGKEFVHKMLEKIDIDSYNRLYPNDLKRVIRALEVYKTTGKTIGKLNENQNIYDIPYNVHYYVLNMDRENLYDRINKRVDNMIEKGLIEEVIKLKNMGYNSNMQSMKGIGYKEILFYLDNQISLEEAIEMIKKGSRNYAKRQLTWFRKDKRVNWINKDKFNSEEEIVEFIIKDINLNKNR; encoded by the coding sequence ATGGAAGATATATTGATTTTAAGTGGCCCAACAGGTATAGGAAAAACAGCTATTTCTATTGATATTGCAAAGAAAATTAATGGAGAAATTATATCATCAGATTCTATGCAGATATATAAATATATGGATATAGGATCTGCAAAGGTCTTACCTGAAGAAATGGATGGTGTACCTCATCATTTGATAGATTTTTTAGATCCTAATATGGAATTTAGTGTAGCCAGTTATAAACAGTTAGCACAAGACAAAGTAAAAGAAATTATTTCAAGAGATAGATATCCCATGATTGTGGGGGGCACAGGACTTTATATAAATTCATTGATTTTCAATTATGAATTTACTGGAACTTATAAAGATTGTGAGTACAGAGAATATTTACAGCATTTAGCTGAAGAAAAAGGTAAAGAATTTGTACATAAAATGTTAGAAAAAATAGATATAGATTCATATAATAGGTTATATCCAAATGACTTAAAAAGAGTTATAAGAGCTCTTGAAGTGTATAAAACTACAGGTAAAACTATAGGGAAATTAAATGAAAATCAAAATATATATGATATCCCTTATAATGTTCATTACTATGTTTTAAATATGGACAGAGAGAATTTGTATGACAGAATAAACAAAAGAGTAGATAATATGATTGAAAAAGGTCTGATAGAGGAAGTAATAAAACTAAAAAATATGGGGTATAATTCAAATATGCAGTCTATGAAGGGAATAGGCTATAAGGAAATACTATTTTATCTAGATAATCAGATCTCCTTAGAGGAAGCTATTGAAATGATAAAAAAAGGTAGTAGAAATTATGCTAAACGACAGTTAACTTGGTTTAGAAAAGATAAAAGGGTAAATTGGATTAATAAAGATAAGTTTAATAGTGAAGAAGAAATTGTTGAATTTATTATTAAAGATATAAATTTAAATAAGAATAGATAA
- the mutL gene encoding DNA mismatch repair endonuclease MutL, with translation MKRINLLNQETSNKIAAGEVLERPSSAVKELVENSIDANSKVITIEIEEGGQKLIRVTDDGDGIDPEDIEKAFLPHATSKISSIDDIYAINTLGFRGEALPSISAVSHTILRSRVKEFQGGKEIAISGGIKNYIKDVGCSMGTSIEVRDIFYNVPARQKFLKSSQREAALISDIVNRLALAHSNISFRLVNKGKKVVNTYSTENLFDTIRNIYGKNTSDNIIKFEKHGDVASVYGYVGNAEISRGSRNNQSIFVNKRYIKNRLIATAVENAVKSFLMINKYPFFVLFLDIYPEFIDVNVHPTKSEIKFQNDREIFKLVFDAVHEAIKESFKDNFDFNIENTIDLSKESPLEIKRENIQIPIDLKSHENIRIDEEFKNGPEESVSIFSTNEDNKKISLKDNKDISVSEEVFENKVSSYTSEINNNLSTSNDGDELVKPKFPDLRVIGQYHNTYILAESTEDFYLIDQHAAHEKILFQKYSKEIKEGKVTAQILLTPEVIEMSPEDFIQYIENKDIFSNAGFNIEVFGDNTISIREVPNFLGKPQLKNLFSDMLDNLKNLGSGETYEVKYNKIATIACKAAIKANDYLSLEEMKSLVEQLRYIDEPFNCPHGRPTIIKMTLYEIEKKFKRIQ, from the coding sequence TTGAAGAGAATAAATTTATTAAATCAGGAAACTTCAAATAAAATAGCAGCAGGGGAAGTTTTAGAGAGACCCTCTTCTGCAGTAAAGGAACTAGTAGAAAATTCTATTGACGCTAATTCTAAGGTTATAACTATAGAAATTGAAGAAGGCGGTCAAAAGCTTATAAGGGTTACAGATGATGGTGATGGAATAGACCCGGAGGACATAGAAAAGGCTTTTCTTCCCCATGCTACAAGTAAAATAAGTTCAATTGATGACATATATGCTATAAATACATTGGGATTTAGAGGTGAGGCTCTTCCAAGTATTTCAGCAGTGTCCCATACTATTTTGAGAAGCAGAGTAAAAGAGTTTCAAGGAGGTAAAGAAATAGCCATAAGCGGGGGAATTAAAAATTATATAAAAGATGTAGGCTGCAGTATGGGTACATCTATAGAAGTAAGAGATATTTTCTATAATGTTCCTGCAAGACAAAAATTTTTGAAATCTTCTCAAAGAGAGGCAGCTCTTATATCGGATATAGTAAATAGGCTTGCTCTTGCTCATTCAAATATATCTTTTAGATTAGTTAATAAAGGCAAAAAGGTAGTTAACACCTACTCTACTGAAAATTTGTTTGATACCATAAGGAATATATATGGTAAAAATACTTCAGATAATATTATAAAATTCGAAAAACACGGTGATGTAGCTTCTGTCTATGGTTATGTAGGAAATGCTGAAATAAGCAGAGGAAGCAGGAATAATCAAAGTATTTTCGTAAATAAACGATATATTAAAAATAGGCTTATAGCTACTGCCGTAGAAAATGCAGTAAAATCATTTTTGATGATAAATAAATATCCTTTTTTTGTATTGTTTCTGGATATATATCCAGAATTTATAGATGTAAATGTTCATCCAACAAAATCTGAGATTAAGTTTCAAAATGACAGGGAAATATTTAAACTGGTATTTGATGCAGTACATGAGGCAATAAAGGAGAGCTTTAAGGATAATTTTGATTTTAATATAGAAAATACTATAGACCTTTCTAAGGAATCACCACTAGAAATTAAAAGAGAAAATATTCAGATACCTATAGATTTGAAATCCCATGAAAATATCAGAATAGACGAAGAATTTAAAAATGGTCCTGAAGAATCTGTAAGTATTTTCAGTACAAATGAAGACAATAAAAAAATATCTTTGAAAGATAATAAAGATATTTCTGTCAGTGAAGAAGTTTTTGAGAATAAAGTATCTAGTTATACTTCTGAAATAAATAATAATCTCAGTACAAGTAATGACGGAGATGAATTAGTAAAACCTAAATTCCCAGATCTTAGAGTTATAGGTCAGTATCATAATACCTATATCTTAGCTGAGAGTACAGAAGACTTTTATTTAATTGATCAGCATGCAGCTCATGAAAAAATATTATTTCAAAAATATAGTAAAGAAATAAAAGAAGGTAAAGTAACGGCTCAAATCCTTTTAACTCCTGAGGTCATTGAGATGAGCCCAGAGGACTTTATACAGTATATAGAAAACAAAGATATATTTTCTAATGCAGGCTTTAACATAGAAGTATTCGGGGATAATACTATAAGTATAAGAGAAGTTCCTAATTTCTTAGGAAAACCTCAACTTAAGAATTTATTTTCAGATATGTTAGATAATCTTAAAAATTTAGGTTCTGGTGAAACTTATGAAGTAAAATACAATAAGATAGCTACTATTGCCTGCAAGGCAGCTATTAAAGCAAATGATTATTTAAGCCTAGAGGAAATGAAGTCTTTAGTAGAGCAGCTTAGATATATTGATGAGCCTTTTAATTGCCCTCATGGAAGGCCAACCATAATAAAAATGACTCTTTATGAAATAGAAAAGAAGTTTAAAAGGATACAATAA
- a CDS encoding bifunctional 4-hydroxy-3-methylbut-2-enyl diphosphate reductase/30S ribosomal protein S1, translating to MRKIILADNAGFCFGVKRAVDIAISTKREQYKNKRIYTLGQLIHNNDVVKYLESKNIHAVDIKDIDKLSNNDIIIIRSHGISQDIIELLKSKNLNIVDATCPYVANIHKKVKEYSNRGYQIVIVGDKNHPEVIGINGWCDNKAIISKKGENLDNISGKVCLVAQTTEKQENWQKVLKIVSERAEEIIPFNTICNATEVRQKKADELSKEAQVIVVLGGHHSSNTTKLFEICKRNCENTIHVENSGEIPDELYKGKDNIIIGVAAGASTPDWIIKEAINKMSDEQKLEGMNEVIKMMDENEKKVYVGALVKGEIIQINEKAAFLNIGYKNDGILPLNEVTSDENVKLTDLFTVGEEIEAKVIKLKNEDNYVVLSKSELERDQGLKSIKDAFENKNSIKVLVKEAVNGGLVSNYKGIRVFIPASHVELYHVDDLNEYVGKELEVNIIEFTKRRNANRIVGSRREVLKAVKEEQENETWNSLEKDQVVEGQVKRLTNFGAFIDINGVDGLLHVSEISWGRVEKPSDVLKVDEKVKVYILDIDKENKKLSLSIKKLMEDPWTNVEEKYPVGSVVLGKVVRFAAFGAFIELEPGVDALVHISEISHKRIAKPSEVLSIGEEIKAKILDVNKENKKIGLSIKEVEETVD from the coding sequence ATGAGAAAAATTATTTTGGCAGATAATGCAGGATTTTGTTTCGGTGTGAAAAGAGCAGTTGATATTGCAATAAGTACAAAAAGAGAGCAGTATAAAAACAAGAGGATCTATACTTTAGGTCAGCTAATTCATAATAATGATGTAGTTAAATATCTGGAGTCTAAAAATATTCATGCAGTAGATATTAAAGATATTGATAAACTGAGTAATAATGATATTATTATTATAAGGTCTCATGGTATTTCTCAAGATATAATAGAATTGTTAAAATCAAAAAATTTAAATATTGTAGATGCTACTTGTCCTTATGTAGCCAATATACACAAAAAAGTAAAAGAATATAGTAACAGAGGATATCAAATAGTTATTGTGGGAGACAAAAATCACCCAGAAGTGATTGGTATAAATGGATGGTGTGATAATAAGGCCATTATATCTAAGAAAGGTGAAAATCTAGATAATATTTCAGGGAAAGTGTGTTTAGTAGCACAAACTACAGAAAAACAGGAAAACTGGCAAAAAGTGCTGAAAATAGTTTCAGAAAGAGCCGAGGAAATAATTCCTTTTAATACTATATGTAATGCTACTGAAGTAAGACAAAAAAAAGCTGATGAATTATCAAAAGAAGCACAGGTAATAGTGGTTCTTGGAGGACATCATAGTTCAAATACTACTAAGCTCTTTGAAATATGTAAAAGAAATTGTGAAAATACTATACATGTAGAGAATTCAGGTGAAATACCTGATGAATTATATAAAGGAAAAGATAACATTATAATAGGCGTTGCGGCAGGAGCTTCAACACCGGATTGGATTATAAAGGAGGCAATAAATAAAATGAGTGATGAACAAAAATTAGAAGGTATGAATGAAGTAATTAAAATGATGGATGAGAATGAAAAGAAGGTCTATGTTGGAGCTTTGGTAAAAGGTGAAATAATACAAATTAATGAAAAGGCAGCATTTTTAAATATTGGATATAAGAATGATGGTATACTTCCATTAAATGAAGTTACCAGTGATGAAAATGTAAAATTGACAGATTTATTTACTGTAGGTGAAGAAATTGAAGCTAAAGTAATCAAATTAAAGAATGAGGATAATTACGTAGTTCTCTCAAAAAGTGAGCTTGAGAGAGATCAAGGCCTTAAATCTATAAAAGATGCATTTGAAAATAAAAATTCAATAAAGGTATTAGTAAAAGAAGCTGTTAATGGAGGTCTTGTTTCAAATTATAAGGGCATAAGGGTATTTATTCCAGCTTCTCATGTAGAACTTTATCATGTAGATGATTTAAATGAATATGTTGGAAAAGAATTAGAAGTAAATATAATTGAATTTACCAAGAGAAGAAATGCAAATAGAATTGTAGGTTCCAGAAGAGAAGTATTAAAAGCTGTCAAAGAAGAACAAGAAAATGAGACTTGGAATTCCCTTGAAAAAGACCAAGTAGTAGAAGGTCAAGTAAAGAGGTTAACAAATTTTGGTGCTTTTATTGATATAAATGGAGTTGATGGTCTTTTACATGTATCTGAAATATCTTGGGGAAGAGTTGAAAAACCATCAGATGTATTAAAAGTTGATGAAAAGGTAAAAGTTTATATTTTAGATATAGATAAGGAAAATAAAAAATTATCTCTCAGCATTAAGAAATTAATGGAGGATCCATGGACAAATGTTGAAGAAAAATATCCAGTAGGTTCAGTAGTATTAGGTAAAGTTGTACGTTTTGCTGCTTTTGGTGCTTTTATTGAATTAGAACCAGGAGTGGATGCTCTTGTACATATATCAGAAATAAGTCACAAGAGAATAGCTAAGCCTTCAGAAGTATTGAGTATTGGTGAAGAAATTAAAGCTAAAATACTTGATGTAAATAAGGAAAATAAAAAAATAGGCCTTAGCATAAAAGAAGTAGAAGAGACTGTTGATTAG
- the miaB gene encoding tRNA (N6-isopentenyl adenosine(37)-C2)-methylthiotransferase MiaB: protein MEKNIKKFYIETWGCQMNEEDSEKLSGMLKLSGYERTEDKKKADLIIFNTCCVRENAEQKVYGNLGALKSVKEKRPDLIIAICGCMMQQENMADDIIKRFPFVDIIFGTHNSHMLPEYLNRVKQEGKSIIEIWDKEKGIVEGLPVDRLSKIKAFVTIMYGCNNFCTYCIVPYVRGRERSRTPEDIEKEIMELVKEGYKEITLLGQNVNSYGKDFTPALDFADLLMRINKIEGLERIRFMTSHPKDLSLKVIEAIRDSEKVCKHIHLPVQSGSSKILKKMNRHYDREYYMKLIKNIKEQIPGIALSTDIIVGFPGETEEDFNDTLKLIEDVEYDSAFTFLYSPRKGTPASQMEEEMISEEVKHERFNRLVTLVNDISAKKNREYHNKIVEVLVEGTSKNDENKLMGRTRTGKLVNFEGLRENIGNLVKVKITKAQSFSLYGEEV, encoded by the coding sequence ATGGAGAAAAATATCAAGAAATTTTATATAGAAACTTGGGGTTGTCAGATGAACGAGGAAGATTCTGAAAAACTTTCAGGAATGTTAAAATTAAGTGGCTATGAAAGAACTGAGGATAAGAAAAAAGCCGATTTAATTATATTTAATACCTGCTGTGTAAGAGAAAATGCAGAACAAAAGGTATATGGAAATTTAGGGGCATTGAAAAGTGTAAAAGAAAAAAGGCCAGATTTAATTATTGCAATTTGTGGATGCATGATGCAGCAGGAAAATATGGCAGATGATATTATAAAAAGATTTCCCTTTGTAGATATAATTTTTGGAACTCATAATTCGCATATGCTTCCAGAATATTTAAATAGAGTTAAGCAGGAAGGTAAATCTATTATTGAAATATGGGATAAAGAAAAGGGAATAGTTGAGGGCCTACCTGTAGATAGACTTAGTAAAATCAAAGCCTTTGTAACTATAATGTATGGATGCAATAATTTCTGTACTTATTGTATAGTTCCCTATGTAAGAGGTCGTGAGAGAAGTAGAACACCAGAGGACATAGAAAAGGAAATAATGGAACTTGTAAAAGAAGGATATAAAGAGATAACCTTACTTGGTCAAAATGTAAACTCATATGGAAAAGATTTTACTCCTGCTTTAGATTTTGCAGACTTACTTATGAGAATAAATAAAATTGAAGGATTGGAGAGAATAAGATTTATGACTTCCCATCCAAAAGATCTATCTCTTAAAGTAATAGAAGCTATTAGAGATAGTGAAAAAGTTTGTAAGCATATACATTTGCCAGTGCAATCTGGTTCTTCAAAAATTCTTAAAAAAATGAATAGACACTATGATAGAGAATATTATATGAAACTTATAAAAAATATAAAAGAACAAATTCCGGGTATAGCCCTTAGTACAGATATTATTGTAGGATTTCCGGGAGAAACAGAAGAAGATTTTAATGATACATTAAAACTTATAGAAGATGTGGAATATGATTCAGCCTTTACATTTTTATATTCCCCTAGAAAGGGAACACCAGCCTCACAGATGGAAGAAGAAATGATCAGTGAGGAAGTAAAACACGAGAGATTTAACAGACTTGTGACTTTGGTAAATGATATTAGTGCAAAGAAAAATAGAGAATATCATAATAAAATTGTGGAAGTCTTAGTGGAAGGTACTAGTAAAAATGACGAAAATAAGCTTATGGGGAGAACGAGAACGGGAAAACTTGTGAACTTTGAAGGATTAAGGGAGAACATAGGTAATTTAGTTAAAGTAAAAATAACAAAAGCTCAATCTTTTTCACTATATGGTGAAGAAGTTTAA
- a CDS encoding CotS family spore coat protein: MEQIKNFNTTTGLTDYEISMIKNIMKKYNINVKYIEKIRSVYKIKTEDKFLCLKKMKHGKMKPVNGNILVQELKKNKFNNVPMYIKTNNNKLFVKYKGFIFYLIEWIDGEECRMKNLDEAVNCAKLLGEFHLATSKIENKKLYNIKDDSRKWDKVFIKYLNDIKRYEKIIDKKDIVSEFDILYKENISYFYNQGIFAFNLLYKSHYNKLISSKEKTICHDSYYYQNIIKKNDDYYIVDLDSIIINLKIYDLGKMISRLMYSSHYKWNFNKAKILIEAYNSVNKLSYEEMETMLAYIVFPRKFWKLGKKRYVKNKNWIENKYIHKLKRIIELKGKEKKFVEEYKIYLYDFI; this comes from the coding sequence ATGGAACAAATTAAAAACTTCAATACTACTACTGGTTTAACAGATTATGAGATAAGTATGATAAAAAATATAATGAAAAAATACAATATAAATGTAAAGTATATAGAAAAGATAAGAAGTGTTTACAAGATAAAGACAGAAGATAAATTTTTATGTTTAAAAAAAATGAAACATGGAAAGATGAAGCCTGTAAATGGAAATATTTTAGTACAAGAATTAAAGAAGAATAAATTTAATAATGTACCTATGTATATAAAAACTAATAATAATAAGCTCTTTGTAAAATATAAAGGATTTATATTTTATCTAATTGAGTGGATTGATGGCGAAGAATGTAGAATGAAAAATTTAGATGAAGCCGTAAATTGTGCTAAATTGCTGGGGGAATTTCATTTAGCAACTAGTAAAATAGAAAACAAAAAATTATACAACATAAAAGATGATAGTAGGAAATGGGATAAAGTTTTTATAAAATATCTAAATGATATAAAAAGATATGAAAAGATTATAGACAAAAAAGATATTGTAAGTGAATTTGATATATTATATAAAGAAAATATAAGTTATTTTTATAATCAGGGTATTTTTGCATTTAATTTGTTATATAAATCTCACTATAATAAATTAATAAGTTCTAAAGAAAAAACAATATGCCATGATAGTTATTATTATCAAAATATAATAAAAAAGAATGATGATTATTATATAGTAGATTTAGATAGTATTATTATTAATTTAAAAATTTACGATTTAGGAAAGATGATAAGTAGGCTCATGTACAGCAGCCATTATAAATGGAATTTTAATAAAGCTAAGATTTTAATAGAAGCATATAACTCAGTAAATAAACTTTCTTATGAAGAAATGGAAACTATGTTAGCTTATATTGTATTTCCAAGGAAGTTTTGGAAACTAGGAAAGAAAAGATATGTAAAGAATAAGAATTGGATAGAAAATAAGTATATACACAAGTTAAAAAGAATTATCGAGTTAAAAGGAAAAGAAAAAAAATTTGTTGAAGAATATAAAATTTATTTATATGATTTTATTTGA
- the mutS gene encoding DNA mismatch repair protein MutS → MGLTPMMQQYINVKEKCKDCILFFRLGDFYEMFFEDAKIASRELELVLTGKDCGLSERAPMCGVPFHSANMYITKLISKGYKVAIGEQLENPASAKGIVKRGIVKIVTPGTYTDSSFLEDTKNNYIMSIFIDKSKFGISIADVSTGEFNCTSWDMEGDLIINEISKYSPKEILVQESLNVELLESIRERFNCSFTKFKDEFFNKDAYENLKQKFSNFDEKKFNDLIVASSNGLLRYLMDTQKVSLAHIDNMNYYNVVDYMSIDANSRRNLELTETLREKSKKGSLLWVLDKTSTAMGGRQLRRWIEEPLIDEKAINQRLDSVQEFTENLSLHEDLKNALKQVYDIERLIGKISTLSVNAKEMIFLKNSIEKLPAIKDILKGCKSSLLKGMQENLDDLKDIYNILDKSVLDSPSISIKEGNIIKDGYNTEVDELRQAKTHGKEWIAKLESSEREETGIKSLKVGYNKVFGYYIEITKSNLNLVPEGKYIRKQTLANCERYITEELKQMEEKILGAEEKLINIEYELFVEIRDKISTHIDRMKKSAKLLSELDCLCSFASVALENNYCKPQISTDGAIKIEEGRHPVVENMLSAGTFVANDTKINTTDEQLMLITGPNMAGKSTYMRQVALIVIMSQIGSFVPAKNAVISVCDRIFTRIGASDDLAAGKSTFMVEMWEVSNILKNATTKSLIILDEVGRGTSTYDGLSIAWSVVEYLCTNKNLKCKTLFATHYHELTALEGVISGLKNYSIAVKQIQDNIVFLRKIVSGGADQSYGIEVAKLAGLPEKVTKRAKEILEELEKDNDKEVAVDSINSASSKVNNKNKKKKRDNEILQLGFDDLRKEEFLKDISNIDIMNMTPMDCMNTLYKIIKDAKNF, encoded by the coding sequence ATGGGATTAACACCAATGATGCAGCAATACATAAATGTAAAAGAAAAATGTAAAGATTGCATATTGTTTTTTAGACTTGGTGATTTTTATGAGATGTTTTTTGAGGATGCTAAAATAGCCTCTAGAGAGCTTGAACTTGTTCTTACTGGTAAAGATTGTGGACTTTCTGAAAGGGCACCTATGTGTGGTGTGCCCTTTCACTCTGCTAATATGTATATAACTAAGCTGATAAGTAAAGGTTATAAAGTTGCAATTGGAGAGCAGCTGGAGAACCCGGCATCAGCTAAAGGTATAGTTAAGAGAGGAATAGTTAAAATAGTTACTCCTGGAACTTATACAGATTCCTCTTTCTTAGAGGATACAAAGAACAACTATATAATGAGTATTTTTATAGATAAAAGTAAATTTGGTATTAGTATAGCTGATGTTTCAACTGGAGAGTTTAACTGTACTTCCTGGGATATGGAAGGAGATTTAATTATAAATGAAATATCAAAATATTCTCCTAAGGAGATATTGGTCCAGGAGAGTTTAAATGTAGAATTATTAGAATCTATAAGAGAAAGATTCAATTGTTCTTTTACTAAATTTAAAGATGAATTTTTTAATAAGGATGCTTATGAAAATTTAAAACAGAAATTTTCAAATTTTGATGAAAAAAAATTCAATGATTTAATTGTAGCAAGTTCCAATGGATTATTGAGATACTTGATGGATACTCAAAAGGTTTCTCTAGCACATATTGATAATATGAATTATTATAATGTTGTTGACTATATGAGTATAGATGCAAATTCAAGAAGAAATTTAGAACTTACGGAAACTCTTAGAGAAAAAAGTAAAAAAGGCTCTTTACTTTGGGTGCTGGATAAAACCAGTACAGCTATGGGAGGAAGACAGCTAAGACGATGGATAGAGGAACCACTGATAGATGAAAAAGCTATAAATCAAAGACTTGATTCAGTACAGGAATTTACAGAAAATTTATCTCTTCATGAAGATTTAAAAAATGCATTAAAACAAGTTTATGATATTGAAAGATTAATTGGAAAGATATCTACTTTAAGTGTAAATGCAAAGGAAATGATATTTTTAAAAAACTCTATAGAAAAACTACCAGCTATAAAAGATATATTGAAAGGATGCAAAAGTAGCTTGCTTAAAGGAATGCAGGAAAACTTAGATGATCTAAAGGACATTTACAATATTTTAGATAAATCTGTTTTGGATTCACCTTCAATTTCAATAAAAGAAGGAAATATAATTAAAGATGGCTACAATACTGAGGTAGATGAACTGCGTCAAGCTAAAACTCATGGAAAAGAGTGGATAGCAAAGCTTGAAAGCAGCGAAAGAGAAGAAACAGGAATTAAATCTTTAAAAGTAGGGTATAATAAAGTATTTGGATACTATATAGAGATTACTAAATCAAATTTAAATTTGGTTCCTGAAGGAAAATATATAAGAAAGCAGACTCTAGCAAATTGTGAAAGATACATAACAGAAGAACTTAAGCAAATGGAAGAAAAGATTTTAGGAGCTGAAGAAAAACTTATAAATATAGAATATGAATTATTTGTTGAGATAAGAGATAAAATATCCACCCACATAGATAGAATGAAAAAAAGCGCTAAATTGTTATCTGAACTTGATTGCCTTTGTTCTTTTGCAAGTGTTGCTCTAGAAAATAATTATTGTAAACCTCAGATATCTACAGATGGAGCTATAAAAATTGAGGAGGGCAGACATCCAGTAGTAGAAAATATGCTTTCAGCGGGTACTTTTGTTGCCAATGATACTAAGATAAATACCACAGATGAACAACTTATGTTAATTACAGGTCCTAATATGGCAGGTAAATCTACATATATGAGGCAGGTAGCTTTAATAGTTATTATGTCTCAAATTGGTAGTTTTGTTCCAGCAAAGAATGCAGTTATTTCAGTTTGTGATAGAATATTTACAAGAATAGGTGCTTCAGATGATTTAGCAGCAGGAAAAAGTACCTTTATGGTGGAAATGTGGGAAGTTTCAAATATATTAAAAAATGCCACCACAAAAAGTCTTATAATTTTAGATGAAGTGGGAAGGGGAACTAGTACTTATGATGGACTAAGTATTGCTTGGTCAGTGGTAGAGTATTTGTGTACTAATAAAAATTTGAAATGTAAAACACTTTTTGCTACCCATTATCATGAACTTACTGCCCTTGAAGGTGTAATTTCTGGTCTTAAAAATTATTCTATAGCAGTTAAGCAGATTCAGGATAATATTGTATTTTTGAGAAAAATAGTTTCAGGTGGAGCAGATCAATCCTATGGTATAGAAGTGGCTAAACTGGCAGGACTTCCAGAAAAGGTAACTAAACGTGCAAAGGAAATATTAGAAGAATTAGAAAAAGATAATGACAAAGAAGTGGCTGTTGATTCTATAAATAGTGCTTCTTCAAAAGTGAATAATAAAAATAAGAAAAAGAAAAGGGATAATGAAATACTTCAATTGGGTTTTGATGATTTAAGAAAAGAAGAATTTTTGAAAGATATTTCTAACATTGATATAATGAATATGACACCGATGGATTGTATGAATACCTTATATAAAATTATAAAAGATGCAAAAAATTTTTAG
- a CDS encoding GNAT family N-acetyltransferase, with amino-acid sequence MYNCIDLNKTNIYNLKKLTAFSPKFNNLNKDFFNIYDNSNFIQKHFQRKRVKILNYGEESIGYIWTTNNFRAVYTIEAMSVVSNNNLNLKKCYEKLLHSVSNKGVFIYECEKNDYNFKTLKDIGFKILNGTLEMKCNLDREYNFNVKGDIVIENLVLNRDEKKRCAIQNAIFKKDGRTPLTVEDIYFDQCQNYYFDKGCFFIKLKGFVIGYGQIIINDGIPVIVNFGILENFRGKGYGRLFLLFLISKAKQQKFREIFIRVDSSNTIAFNLYRSVGFEIEKEICTWKFKS; translated from the coding sequence ATGTACAATTGTATAGATTTAAATAAAACAAATATTTATAATTTGAAAAAGCTTACGGCTTTTAGCCCTAAATTTAATAATTTAAACAAAGATTTTTTCAATATTTATGATAATTCTAATTTTATACAGAAACATTTTCAAAGAAAAAGAGTGAAAATTTTAAATTATGGTGAAGAATCTATTGGATATATATGGACTACTAATAATTTCAGGGCAGTATATACTATAGAAGCAATGAGTGTAGTATCCAATAATAATTTAAATTTAAAGAAATGTTATGAGAAGTTATTACATTCAGTAAGTAATAAGGGTGTTTTTATATATGAATGTGAAAAAAATGACTATAATTTTAAAACTTTAAAAGATATAGGTTTTAAAATTTTAAATGGAACATTAGAGATGAAATGTAATTTAGACAGAGAATATAATTTCAACGTGAAAGGTGATATAGTCATTGAAAATTTAGTTTTGAACAGAGATGAAAAAAAGAGATGTGCAATTCAAAATGCCATATTCAAAAAGGATGGGAGAACACCTCTTACTGTTGAAGATATTTATTTTGACCAATGTCAAAATTATTACTTTGATAAAGGATGCTTTTTTATAAAGCTTAAAGGATTTGTCATAGGATATGGACAGATAATAATTAACGATGGCATTCCTGTAATTGTTAATTTTGGTATACTGGAGAATTTTAGAGGTAAAGGCTACGGCAGATTATTTTTATTATTTTTAATTTCAAAAGCTAAACAACAAAAGTTTAGAGAGATATTTATAAGAGTAGATTCTTCAAACACTATAGCTTTCAATTTGTATAGAAGTGTAGGTTTTGAAATAGAAAAAGAAATATGTACCTGGAAATTTAAATCTTAA